The genomic segment AAGTTTACTGTTTGTTAAATTCTGATAGTTTCTCCAAGTGCACCATTTGTTATTTCCATGTTCTGTACATACCTGGAACCACCTTAGAGCCTTTGCATGCATGCAGACATAcctatacatatacatactgtTTTCAAGTAATTAAGAAAACTACTACCTGTTTTAGTACAGAAATCTGGTCAAGGAAATATTTCTGCACCcgatcaacctttttttttatttggctatATAACCATGGACTAATTGTACCTATGAAGTAGGAGTTCAGTCAAAAACAAGAACGGTACTTCCCATGGTCTTATGCCGACAAAAGCAGGGAAGGATCCTGAAGGGAGAAGAACGCCACCAAATCAAATAGGAAAAACAATGGAATTTGAACATGGGGAAAGAGATGGTGTGCATATCCCAAAGGTGAggcttctattttcttttcttctgttttgtGGTCTACTAGGGAAACAGTTTCTGTGAGCTTGTCTAGATATTCATCAAAGATCTCCATAAATGATGTGAACTTGTGTTTGGTTTATGAACATTTCTGTCGTGAGAGACCTATATCAGCAGCAGCATAGTTGGCTGCTTTTAATATTGAGAGCAGGCTTTTTGTTGAAGAGTGTTGTTCTTATTTTAATGCTACCTAGGGTGCATCTTATTATGGTTTGGATGATCTGATGGATTGATAAATGGCTTGAAGGAAACCCAATCAATTACTGCTTCAATGAGTCAGTGGTAATTTAATATCTGTAGTAGGATACTTTTTTTACAATGCtcgtgagagagagagatatttgTACACTTTTCACTTcctttctttctaattttttctttaatttctgttttgtgTATGCAGAGAGAAGCTTCTTCTGGTGACTCAGTTAATGGAAGGTATAAATTACCAGTCTTTTCCAAGTTTCAAGTGGGGTTTGCACTGTTGGATGCCTTAAAATCTTATCCTCTGCATtctgtgttttttatatttgcaTTGGGGTTGCAAACTGAACTGGCCCTTGTCTGTTCTAGCACAAATTTTCTCCACCAAAGCACTGCATGATTAATGACTCATATTTCTTTTGAATATAGACACAAAGGATTAGAGTCTATGTTTGCATTAAATTGTGTTGCTCATTAgcttaaatgtaaattattttctttatggaaTCCCTTCTAACTTTCAAATTTCTGTCAATTATTTTTCTGGCAGACAGACTAGAGATGACAGGTCACAGGAGGAGCAGGGTCATTATAAACAGAAGTTTGATTTTCAAACAGAAAAGAGTGTATGTCATGACAGGCATATTTATTTCCTTGCTTGATGCTCTGTGTTTGTAGAAGTGGAAACTATTTGCTCAATAAGTCGTTGATGTAGATTTTTACCCATGCATTTGATTTGTGCAGGCTGATGAAGTTCATAGCCCAAATGCAATCAGTAAGTTCAACTTCCACACTGGGTTTAACTATTTGATCCATAACATACTGTACAGATCTGACTTGTGCTTATTAATatcttttatgaaaagaaagcaGAAGAGAAGGCATGCCTTCTTTTACTTGTAAAAAGTTCTGATACTACCAGTGAAAATGTTTGTTATAAAATACCCATGATGTAAGGCTTTGCTCTCTGAACTTCATTATAACAATAAATTGCTAATAGATTTTGGGTTTTGTATCAATTGTATTATGCGAGTTAACATTAATGCAGATTTAGTGGCCGCATGCCATTTtcggaattttttatttattataacacAGGGCCCTCTATGATGAGATGCATCTAGGTGATAGTTTGCCTGTAGAAGCTAAATGTTGCCATGATTCCCTGAATttgtcttatattttttaaaatgcattttcttttttccatcctGATTCTGTTCTGTTTTAATTGCTTAATGTGCTACATGCAGCAGGGCCTCATGACAGTGAAGCAAAACCCATTGCAGAAGGGCGAGTAACAGTGAAGCTGTTGCCTAATGTTGTATCTTGTAATCCTGATGGTGATCTTATGAAGCCAGACAGTCAATACTGTGGAAGGCCTGCTTCTGCAGGAACCACTTCTCCTAGTTCTGTTTGTGCTAGTGTTTCTACTGCTTCCAATCCAATGGTTGATGTTCCTTCAGAATCACACTGTAGCTCATCAGCAAATTCTACTGATGTGGCCTCTCCACAAGTTTCAGAATCTAATAGAAGTTCCAAGGTAAAAACCTTGTTTGTTTCAACCTTTTGGTACTGACATCTGTTTCATCTCACCTCTATTGACTGTCAATTTTTAGGGCAGTCATCAGGTCACTGTCTATCACATCAgtaaatcatataatttatcGAGCCAGCACTTTTTATGAGTAactgtgaaatatttttttgaattgctAGTGCAATTCATataggatataatttataatctttACCCCAAGCATCTGTAGAAATCATTGGGTTTGGTTAGATTGCAGTTTCTTTGGAATTTTGGAATATTTATGACATCAATTTTATAACCATGCTGATGTCTTTTGGCAATCTTGTCTTTCAGGCATTCAAGCTCAATCCAGGAGCAAAAATTTTTTCTCCTTCCTTTTCCAATCCTACATCAGCTAATGCTCCAGCAGTGCCAACAGTTGCAAGTATGGCTTACATACCAAGCAACTCTCCTGTGGTACCTGTTGCTGCTGTCCAGCCAGAAGTTGGGATCCCTTGTGCACCTCGATCATCTGTTCCTGCTAAGTTTCCCCCCTACAGTAACTTGACAGCTGTAAATGGTGGCAGTGGTTCTCAATTTTCACAACCTGTATGCATTAGTTAACTTCTTGCTTCTTATTGAGTAATCTCTCATATTAAATTCAAGTCGCTTGAGAAAATGCCATACTTAGCACCAACAACTTTCTTGTCagctcttgaatttttttttactgaaccAGCCCCTAATTGTTAAAAGAGGAATTCTTTTCTAGTTCTCACAGGGTTATTTGGCTATAGGTTGCTGGACACATGGGAACCAGAGTACAGTCACTTAGATATGCTGGTCAGTATCATGCTGTTCAGGCAGCACCATCATATGCACAATCAAATTCTCAATCCGTAAGTGAAAGGAAGATTCATGTGATATTCATCTGGCAGTTTATTTCTGGTGCTCATTTGTTGCTTTTTTGGTCAGGAGATTTGTGACTTTTATGGTTATTTACGAGTTTCTAATCTGGCTCTGTTTCTCTAGGTTATGGTTGGACGGATGGGGCAGCTTGTGTATGTTCAGCCAGTTTATCATGTAAGATACAGAATCTGCAACATGAAATAACTAAGCACTCTGATGTTTGATAGTTACAGATACAACAAACATTTAGTTTCTGGTTGTTGCAGCTTGTATTTAACTGTTTAATGTATGTTAGGGAGCAATTTATGCTACATTTTGGAATGGAACAATTTATGTCATTATCAGATCTCGAGATAGTTCCTAGAACTGGCCTTGGCCAGTACTCTAGCCACATACTGATTCTAAATATCCTACTGCGGTCATATCtctaattatttatatagttgGTTTGAACAAGTGTTATACCATGCTTCTCTTAAGATGGATGCTTTTTTATCAACCACATTATAATAGAATAATGCTGGTTGTGTGCGTCATTGATCCAAAGCTAGATAGCTAATTAGCTAAGATTTCAATATGCAATATTGTGCGAAAGAAATCAGAATTGTCTATATATCAGTTAACAAAGTCTGCAGCTATGCAATCTTGTGCTCATATCTTGAAGGTCTAATGGCAGGCTTATTTCCTTAGTTTTCATGTATAACTTTCTAATTTTCAACgcttctgtcttttttttattgaggctGATCCTCTTGCATGTCAAGTCATCTCAAgtgtttaattttcttcttccttgaaGTTGTTATCCAAGCATGCATGGtatatttctctaatttttttgttgcgTTTGTTTTATGAAAGGATTCGGTTCCAATTGCAGCACCCATATCAACTGTATCTGCACGTCCTCTGTTAACTCCACACCAGATCCAGTATCCTAAACACCAAGgtataaaaaaagggttttctGTTTATTGGTAGAAACTTTATACTATGTTGCAAGAGATTCTGGTTTCAATGGTTTGTCATTGCACTTTCTGCCATCAATTAGGTTGCACATTCAATGTAAGCTTAGATGTTTAATGTTTTATGTTACTGACTACTTGAAGGGACAACCTAATCGCTAACCTAGCAAGTCAGCATAAGCTTTtcaaaaattggttgaaaattcCAACTTCTGTCAATGTCTGCTAGGGGTTGATAGTCAATATGTGCAGAACCATTTGAGAGATTGATTCCATTTTGAGTTTCAATTTGATGAGAGAACTTGAAATTTAATGCTGTAACTCAAATATAGGGAAggtgattatattattttctggtATTGTTTTTAGAGCTTCAATGAATTTGCTGCCCATCCCACCCACAACACAcgaaggaaagaaaattaagaaaagatttCTACAGCATAACGTTATTATAGATGGCAGCACCATGTCCAACATGGCATCTTATAAGATCAACTGTAGGATATTTTTCTACATTGGAAGATTAAGTCTCAAAATACAAGACTGAAGATGTTGGTCTCAGCATCTCTATGTTTTTCTGTGCCTGTTTATTGTGTATTTgagaagattgatttttttatttcttttccatttgGATTGCAGGAGGTGCAGCAGGCCAAACCTTGCAGCTTTGTGTGACTCCACCTTTTGTAGGTGGACAGCAACCATTTGTGGAGCCAAGCCACATCCCTTTTCTTCAGCCACCCATCCCTGCTATCCGTCCCATTCCAGTTCCAGGATCTAATACTCTCTTTGGCACCAAATTTCCATGAGCATACTCCACAGTGAAATCAAGATTCTTTTTcatgaacaataaaattttgGTCCATAGTTTTTACTGAAGCGCATCTAGCAATAGGTTATAGTTGTATCTCTCATCTTCAGGGTTTAACTCGTCTCAATGACTTTTTGTAAAATCTGatttgagggtaattttttatttggtgatTCATGCTGCAAAACATGTAGGGGTGGTTTTCTGTTTTGGTGGAAAATTCTGAGTTCCCCCCTGATGGAAAGAATTGCATCTTGGAAAGTGATAATACAGGCCAAAAGGTGTTTAGTGTactatattgagaaaaaaaaggtaacaaCAACAAGGTTGTGATATATCAAGTTAGTGGGATCGTTCATGTCATCTTTCGCTCAATTCTGCAGAAGTTTTTGGGTTCACAGATTATTGCCACAGGGTGCCTTTTCTTCTCCCTTCCTGCATCAGGCAATAGAAGGTTTCTGGTTGCTATTTTTTGTTGCTGAATATGTTTGAACGTGACCTTTTACATTGGCCCCAAGGCTTCTGCATGCTATTTTTTGTTGCTGAATATGTTTGAACGTGACCTTTTACATTGGCCCCAAGGCTTCTGCATCCTTGATCACAATTACCAGCTCATGGATATTATTAAGCAATCTTTATTGGGTTGGACTGCAATATTCTACTTCCTTTCATCTGTCTTCCTCTTTTCGCGGTGTAACTATCAGCAGTTCATCGTGTGAGAACCTCAACCTGAAATGTGATTCTTCTGCTATCCGAAGTAACCTGATGCGATCAGCTTACCATGAATTTTAGTCCACAGCTACACAAGGAGGATAATCTTTAGACCATTAAGTTCCTCAAACAGCAACACCACACCACCTAATTAAAATGAGTTTAGTTAAGCTTTATTTTCCCCATACCAGATCTTTGATCTATGCTATATTCCTAGCTTCCCTCTATCCTCCAAGATCGCTTAGAACAAAGTTGCTCCTAATAATCTAGTGCCTGATAACTTTGCCCAGAACAAAGCTATCAGGCACTAGCACATTTAAAAGCAGAACTCGTGCTTTGGAAGTTGGATCATAAACCCCGCACCAGGCATGGATACATGATAGAAGGTTGAGGCTGCATAAATGTCTACTAAGAAGGTATCCTTCAATTCAAACTGTGAATAAATTACAGTACCAAATGCAAACATGCACCTAGGTTTCCTTTATAattgaactaaaataaaagtCTAAGAGATGACATCTCAGCCTCACACTTTTGAGCAAAGATGGATCTTGTGTGGCCTCTACCTAGTTTAAGATCACTAATTTTCTAGACTTGTACAAGTCTAGTAATTCATTTCATTCTCCGGAAACTTTACATAGTACAGAAGCACCAGTACACCATTTTCCCTTGCCCCGTGTGCTCTGAAGGACTACTCCATTCATCTCCAAGCGTGGTTTCTGGGCTTTTCAAATTATCTATTTCAATCTAAACCTGCAGCCGCCCCCTCAGTACAGGCCCCTGGATTGTCTGCCATGCTTTCCTGCAAAACCTTCTTAAGGTTTGATGTATATAATAAGTCATTGATCTTGTACCTGGGAAATGACCTTTAGTATATAATGGATGATTGGACAGTGAATTTATTCATTTGAAGACTTGTTTTACCTGCAAGAGCTGAGTCATTTTGCCAGTCTTGTATTCCTCGGAAGGTCTAGATGCAACCGCAGGATGACAGCCAACATTAGGCTGTAAAACTTGCAGTGGTTCAACAGACAGGGCCTGATCTGTGTCACTGACATCCTTTTCTGCCACAATACCAGAATCTTTCACAGGCAAGTTAACAGCTGAGCTGCTATTAGTATCTGTTGACTGTAATGGAGCAGGAACCCTCTTGATTACTTCAGTTAACAGTTTCTCAAAAGGCACACCAGTTGTTTTCGTTGGGTTGGCTTCTGATTCATGTAGTCCCCCAGCTTGAGTTTGATTAAAAGGACTTGTATTTTGCGATCCTGAATGCATCACCTGGTGGTTTTTTTGAGATTGAAATTGCATGACTTCATTTGTTGGTGTTGATCCATTTGATGAATGATCAGCATCTCGAATCTGCTTGCCTTTAGAAGTCATTGGATGGGGAGTTTGGCTTGTGGCACTGGCACTAGGTGCACCATTTGATAGATTGACTGGCTGAAGTACAACAGGAACTAAATTGCCTCTTGATATTGCAGGGGTTTGGGGTACCACTGAAAGCACCTGCTTACCTTTTGATCCAGCTGGATTAGCAGCTCGGGCAGCATGAGCAGTTCCATTTATGTCTCTAGGCCCAGGATTACGGCTGTGGACCTTAGTATTGCTTTCTCTCGGAAGGGGAATCTCATTCCTTCTGATCATTGGGACACCTGGGGCGATATCATTTTCTGGCATAACAGGGATGTAATGTCCAGGCTTAAAAACAACACCCCTCAAAGTTGTTTCGGTATCACCAACCCTGACATTAAGCAAATATCCAGCATCAAATGTCGCCTCTATAATACCATGCACTGACTGGCCTATCATGGAATCAATTGCATCATTAACTGGATCTACTTGATGTGGCTGATTACCATTGACCCCTCCAAATCCAGGAGTAGTACGAGCATTCTCCCCATGGTTTGGATTTTGATCCCTTGGAACATAGGCATTCCCATTATGATCAACCTCCAGTTTAGGGTACTTGCGTGGACGACCACGCTTGCGTTTCAGAGGGATGATTGCTGAAGCATCAGGATTATTCCCTTGGTTTACTTCACTCATGTTCTGTACAATTTCCTTCCCTGAATgatcttttattgttttcctCCCTGCAGCAAAGAGCAAATATTTAGTTTGTGAAGCAAATTGTGCCAATCATGATGGAACAGATGCAAGTAAAGAGATCAACACGTGCATTTGCAAACAAACATAACCACCTTCTACAAAAAAGAGTACACTATCAGTCATGGAATTCTATAAAACCACTGGTACATGCATACTCGACCTTGCTGTGGACAAAATGAGCATGTCCACAACACATTATCTTGCTTGCCCTAAAGTCTACAGAAAAACTTCGGTCACTTTAAAGGTCTGAGGGTTTTCCTTAAATTTCACAGTAACGAATCCAACACATCAAACTTTCCAACTTAGCATTCTTAAGCAATCTAAACAACTGCAGAAGGCTAGTACAAGTAGGGGAAGCAGGTGGAACAGCCACAAAAGTTGCCACGTCTTTATATTATGCTATTCAGAGTATCTATCTCACCATCCAATCAAcccaaaaatataaatgatcaTGTGCAGGAATTTGATCTCAAAGGGTGCGTATTGAGatacttgaaaaagaaaatgatctcTTCTCGAAATGAGCTACCATGGTGACTATTTTATCAACTGCCATTTCAGGATACGATTTCTCCTAGTCAAACTCAAAAGAGCTCCTACTCCTAGCCACTATATCAACAAAGCACCTAAAACACTAATCCCAAACCGATCTAATAAAGGAAAATTTGGTCAGCTTTAAAATCCCCTACagtgcaacaagccatttgaatTCGTATACTGGAAAttcaagcaaaaaagaaaaaaaaaatattcccgTGATCATAAATTTCCCAAAAACTCTGAATGTTAACAATGATAAACAAAGAGTGACACTATCATCCCATAAAAAATGCACTTCAATTGAAATAAGAAAGGCAAAAAAAgctcaaaaaagaagaagaagaagagagagaacagCAAGAATAAGCCACTAGAGAATAATGTAAAGCAGcccataaaaaagaaacagataGACATTCATTAAGAGCCAATACAGAAAAGTAATCAAAACCCAACAACTATAACACAGAATAAAACCAGTAAATAAAGGCCTTCCAAGAATGGTAGGCAAATATAGCAACCtgcaaaaacaagaacaaaaacataaaaagaaccAATTAGTTAagagaacaacaacaacaacaaaagaaagaataaaaaattcacatatctggaccaaaaagaaaaaccctaaaccctctgCGAATATGCCATGAAAAGGTGCTAAAaagccaagaaaataaaaacttttaaaagggTGTTTTTACAAAGCAAGCAAGAAGCTAGGGATTGTGAAAGAGAAGGGGGGCGAGCGAGTTTATTTACCTTCTGGGGCTCTGtctgttaattgtttttttctcccttttctgaggggaaaaattaaaaaaaaatgccccCAAGAAATCTAGCGAGTGTATAATAGAAAATCGTTTTACTTCTTTCTTAGCTTTGTCTCAGAGAGACGAAGATGCCGGGGTAAAGTTGTGGGGGCCAGCCTCTGGGCATGATTGTTAATTATATAATGATATGCTTGTGAGATAAAGGCTATGACAGCACAATGAGAGAGTGAGTCTGGGTGATCAAAAGGTATCACTGGGCCACGTGGTGATTGATCAATTTGACTGTTATGAAGGAAAGTTACCTGAGGTAAATGATTTGGAAGATATGGGCCCCACTGGATTTTGCAAAGATTCTCTGGAAAAAGAGAAGAGTTTcaaagttagataaaaaaatgagtGATATCTTTGCATGGAGAGGCAGTTCGCAATTTCTCATGGGCCGAGATAATTTGTTTGTAGAGtgaaaaaacaatgtttaaatattataagtgtaatttaaaaaattaaaaattaatgactttatatcataaaaatataactcaaaaaaataatgattattaattttaaagaatcaaaatgataaaagatgaaataaaaaaatatcagtacAAATgggtgataaaattaaaaaacaatcaaagttATAGAaccaaagataaaaataaaaccaaattaaaatttaataaaaaaatatcataaaaattaaaaatcaaaacattaagggTCAAAACCTcaaatatcatcaaatattgaattgaaaggaaaatttgaaaatttctaAGGCCATAGcttcacaaaaaaatccaaaacaaaaataaaatataagagagtGAGGATTTaatttgaggggaaaaaaagcaaattaaaaaagaaaaattaaaatacattattttaaatctatgcctgatttgacgagttgaCTTGTGACCTAGAGGATCCAGGGTTTAGGCCGACCCGGTTTTCAAAAGAAACTGGAACAAAgcacaaaaaaatttgatatattatatttaatgcaaaagcaaaaatcctcataaaaaaactaaattggacAAAGCccggaataaaaaaataaaaaaaaagctctaggtaacatttgtttttttttttcaaaatgaatggAAATCTCATAGAAAGTGGAAAAAAACTAGAACAACATTTaatgatgaaacaaaaaaaatgagctAAAAAATAGGGGAAAATCAGGCAAATTCAGGTGAACTTTCTAAACCTAAGTCAATCCCTCAAAGCCGCACACCATTAAATCCCATACCTAAGCTCAACTAAGAAGctcaatataaaacaaatttaatgttgaagggtaAGATAAATTaatcccattaaaaaaatatttttaaaagcacaaGATCTAAGAAAGAGCACAAAAATAAAGGTAATATTATgtcaatttaatgttaaaggatgaaataaataaatttaatttaatttaaacaatttCCTTTTAAAAGAGATATATCtagaaaagatttaaaaaaaaaccttaggcAACCCGTGTTATTCTTAAAAGGTCAGAAAAGTCCCATCAAAAGTGGAAAAACAATACCGgatgatgaaacaaaaaaaaagatattaaaaaaataaaaaaatcaagcaaacttGGATGAACCTCCTAACCTAGGATTAATATCTCAAACTTGCAACTCATTAAGCTTTAGACCCGTGTTTAATCAAGAAGGTCAACAcccaacaaatttaatattgaaggataacaacacaaaataaaatcaagctaaattgttttaaaagtttaaaaatttgaCAGAGAAAAACACCTAAGGAGAATAAAATCGAAAAACAAACTAATTCTATAAaccattttaaatataataattagaaattaaaagaatgtggACCAAATcaaacatatgaaaaaatccatggggtgaaattgaaaaaaaaaactaattttataaattattttaaataaaaaaaatactaataaaaagat from the Populus nigra chromosome 9, ddPopNigr1.1, whole genome shotgun sequence genome contains:
- the LOC133702663 gene encoding polyadenylate-binding protein-interacting protein 4-like isoform X3 is translated as MGYKNRAEAETEACLNEALLFATMCIIGLPVDVHIRDGSVYSGTFHTASFDKENGVVLKEARLTKKGKSDANVANGSVIETLVILSTDVVQVVAKGVLFPADGVTGNISGGKVEAALTNAPSSEIVASEAKKSNKFTVDKKKSNHNSRSSVKNKNGTSHGLMPTKAGKDPEGRRTPPNQIGKTMEFEHGERDGVHIPKREASSGDSVNGRQTRDDRSQEEQGHYKQKFDFQTEKSADEVHSPNAIRPHDSEAKPIAEGRVTVKLLPNVVSCNPDGDLMKPDSQYCGRPASAGTTSPSSVCASVSTASNPMVDVPSESHCSSSANSTDVASPQVSESNRSSKAFKLNPGAKIFSPSFSNPTSANAPAVPTVASMAYIPSNSPVVPVAAVQPEVGIPCAPRSSVPAKFPPYSNLTAVNGGSGSQFSQPVAGHMGTRVQSLRYAGQYHAVQAAPSYAQSNSQSVMVGRMGQLVYVQPVYHDSVPIAAPISTVSARPLLTPHQIQYPKHQGGAAGQTLQLCVTPPFVGGQQPFVEPSHIPFLQPPIPAIRPIPVPGSNTLFGTKFP
- the LOC133702663 gene encoding polyadenylate-binding protein-interacting protein 4-like isoform X1; this encodes MGYKNRAEAETEACLNEALLFATMCIIGLPVDVHIRDGSVYSGTFHTASFDKENGVVLKEARLTKKGKSDANVANGSVIETLVILSTDVVQVVAKGVLFPADGVTGNISGGKVEAALTNAPSSEIVASEAKKSNKFTVDKKKSNHNSRSSVKNKNGTSHGLMPTKAGKDPEGRRTPPNQIGKTMEFEHGERDGVHIPKREASSGDSVNGRQTRDDRSQEEQGHYKQKFDFQTEKSADEVHSPNAITGPHDSEAKPIAEGRVTVKLLPNVVSCNPDGDLMKPDSQYCGRPASAGTTSPSSVCASVSTASNPMVDVPSESHCSSSANSTDVASPQVSESNRSSKAFKLNPGAKIFSPSFSNPTSANAPAVPTVASMAYIPSNSPVVPVAAVQPEVGIPCAPRSSVPAKFPPYSNLTAVNGGSGSQFSQPVAGHMGTRVQSLRYAGQYHAVQAAPSYAQSNSQSVMVGRMGQLVYVQPVYHDSVPIAAPISTVSARPLLTPHQIQYPKHQGGAAGQTLQLCVTPPFVGGQQPFVEPSHIPFLQPPIPAIRPIPVPGSNTLFGTKFP
- the LOC133702663 gene encoding polyadenylate-binding protein-interacting protein 4-like isoform X2, with translation MGYKNRAEAETEACLNEALLFATMCIIGLPVDVHIRDGSVYSGTFHTASFDKENGVVLKEARLTKKGKSDANVANGSVIETLVILSTDVVQVVAKGVLFPADGVTGNISGGKVEAALTNAPSSEIVASEAKKSNKFTVDKKKSNHNRSSVKNKNGTSHGLMPTKAGKDPEGRRTPPNQIGKTMEFEHGERDGVHIPKREASSGDSVNGRQTRDDRSQEEQGHYKQKFDFQTEKSADEVHSPNAITGPHDSEAKPIAEGRVTVKLLPNVVSCNPDGDLMKPDSQYCGRPASAGTTSPSSVCASVSTASNPMVDVPSESHCSSSANSTDVASPQVSESNRSSKAFKLNPGAKIFSPSFSNPTSANAPAVPTVASMAYIPSNSPVVPVAAVQPEVGIPCAPRSSVPAKFPPYSNLTAVNGGSGSQFSQPVAGHMGTRVQSLRYAGQYHAVQAAPSYAQSNSQSVMVGRMGQLVYVQPVYHDSVPIAAPISTVSARPLLTPHQIQYPKHQGGAAGQTLQLCVTPPFVGGQQPFVEPSHIPFLQPPIPAIRPIPVPGSNTLFGTKFP
- the LOC133702664 gene encoding protein METABOLIC NETWORK MODULATOR 1-like isoform X1 encodes the protein MSEVNQGNNPDASAIIPLKRKRGRPRKYPKLEVDHNGNAYVPRDQNPNHGENARTTPGFGGVNGNQPHQVDPVNDAIDSMIGQSVHGIIEATFDAGYLLNVRVGDTETTLRGVVFKPGHYIPVMPENDIAPGVPMIRRNEIPLPRESNTKVHSRNPGPRDINGTAHAARAANPAGSKGKQVLSVVPQTPAISRGNLVPVVLQPVNLSNGAPSASATSQTPHPMTSKGKQIRDADHSSNGSTPTNEVMQFQSQKNHQVMHSGSQNTSPFNQTQAGGLHESEANPTKTTGVPFEKLLTEVIKRVPAPLQSTDTNSSSAVNLPVKDSGIVAEKDVSDTDQALSVEPLQVLQPNVGCHPAVASRPSEEYKTGKMTQLLQKVLQESMADNPGACTEGAAAGLD
- the LOC133702664 gene encoding protein METABOLIC NETWORK MODULATOR 1-like isoform X2: MSEVNQGNNPDASAIIPLKRKRGRPRKYPKLEVDHNGNAYVPRDQNPNHGENARTTPGFGGVNGNQPHQVDPVNDAIDSMIGQSVHGIIEATFDAGYLLNVRVGDTETTLRGVVFKPGHYIPVMPENDIAPGVPMIRRNEIPLPRESNTKVHSRNPGPRDINGTAHAARAANPAGSKGKQVLSVVPQTPAISRGNLVPVVLQPVNLSNGAPSASATSQTPHPMTSKGKQIRDADHSSNGSTPTNEVMQFQSQKNHQVMHSGSQNTSPFNQTQAGGLHESEANPTKTTGVPFEKLLTEVIKRVPAPLQSTDTNSSSAVNLPVKDSGIVAEKDVSDTDQALSVEPLQVLQPNVGCHPAVASRPSEEYKTGKMTQLLQVLQESMADNPGACTEGAAAGLD